The Brachyspira hyodysenteriae ATCC 27164 genome includes a window with the following:
- the hslV gene encoding ATP-dependent protease subunit HslV, whose translation MFKGTTICAVCRDGVTAIAGDGQVTLGETVMKPNAVKLRKLYGGKVISGFAGSTADAFTLFEKFEKRLQEFSGDLTRAAVELAREWRTDKMLRNLQALIIVASKEKMLLLSGNGDVIESENNILAIGSGGQYAKAAAMALSENTDLSAKEIARKSLEIASKICIYTNSNISLEVIE comes from the coding sequence ATGTTTAAAGGCACTACTATATGTGCAGTATGCAGAGACGGAGTTACAGCAATAGCTGGAGACGGACAGGTTACATTAGGTGAAACTGTAATGAAGCCTAATGCAGTTAAATTAAGAAAATTATACGGTGGTAAAGTGATATCTGGTTTTGCCGGATCAACTGCCGATGCTTTTACATTATTTGAAAAATTTGAAAAAAGACTTCAGGAATTCTCAGGCGATTTGACAAGAGCTGCTGTTGAGCTTGCACGCGAATGGAGAACTGATAAAATGCTTAGAAATTTACAGGCGCTTATTATAGTGGCAAGTAAAGAAAAAATGCTTTTACTTTCCGGTAATGGTGATGTTATAGAAAGTGAGAACAATATATTAGCTATTGGAAGCGGCGGTCAGTATGCCAAGGCAGCTGCAATGGCATTAAGTGAGAATACAGACCTTTCTGCTAAAGAAATAGCTAGAAAATCACTTGAAATAGCTTCTAAAATATGTATATACACTAACAGCAATATTTCTTTGGAGGTAATAGAGTAA
- a CDS encoding tetratricopeptide repeat protein: protein MYNWLGCAYFENKDFINAEKIFKKSIELNADNPSNYHFLGRIYRENKDFNKSKDYFKQAIKKANENLSKQIDIENSTNILGISYYFTQDYNKTIEILDEALKINENEYLYLYIGKSYKELKNTEKAKESFNNSLKINNNFYEARKELENLN, encoded by the coding sequence ATTTATAATTGGCTTGGATGTGCTTATTTTGAAAACAAAGATTTTATTAATGCTGAAAAAATATTTAAAAAATCTATTGAATTAAATGCTGATAATCCTTCAAATTATCATTTTCTTGGAAGAATATATAGAGAGAATAAAGATTTTAATAAGTCTAAAGATTATTTCAAGCAGGCTATAAAAAAAGCAAATGAAAATCTGTCAAAACAAATAGATATAGAAAATTCTACAAACATTTTAGGTATATCATATTATTTTACTCAAGATTATAATAAAACCATAGAAATATTAGATGAAGCTCTAAAAATAAATGAAAATGAGTATTTATATCTATATATAGGAAAATCATATAAAGAATTAAAAAATACAGAAAAAGCAAAAGAATCATTCAATAATTCATTAAAAATAAATAACAATTTCTATGAAGCTAGAAAAGAACTTGAAAATTTAAATTAA
- a CDS encoding ankyrin repeat domain-containing protein produces the protein MKHIRFLIILLTFSYSVFALTANETNLFNAINEQNSDNVLNILNNSTDIDINVLDTEGYTPLHRAIYNKDLNTVNVLLENENIDVNSKLDMKVSIDGWYLGGATPLILASYIGDTNIVSVLLENNADIKAKDDVDGSMAIHMASANGNNDVVIMLLDKDPTTINDVDNRGNTPLHWAAMKDKPETVKLLMENGADIESKDADGWTPLHYAAAFSSLQTVQTLVDLGADKMSKTKDGNEPIYYARGDDVKNYLSGNDNIAREGTPEDTLEGNETVVADNNTADENNDAEKTASEETTAEKTVTITDVEVIDDNTQDMSDEEIVNTDLDVKQLELLVAVKNNDIIALNTLIKEGVNPNFVDENGYTPLHLAVINNNLDTVEALLKYKDINKEAKLPYKATLNNWYLGGATPLIVAAYVGNADIVYTLIEAGCDIRSRDDIDGAMPIHVAAANGNDDAVILLLEKDKTLVNEADKNGNDTPLHWAAMKDKPSTINVLLKYGADTKIQNSDGNTALHYAAMYASSDVIKNIVNADKSSVNTANNENMYPIHYAALENNVDALVALVQDGKADVNIKDSNNDTALHYAAAYGNMDSVMSLVEKCSADKTLKDDDGYTAADLALDNGYDNIANYLRGAAYIPDNNQDNRSGQELILPEYNKKPNLDKKWW, from the coding sequence GTGAAACATATTAGATTTTTGATTATACTATTGACTTTTAGTTATTCTGTATTTGCATTAACTGCTAATGAAACCAATTTATTTAATGCAATTAATGAGCAAAATTCAGATAATGTATTAAATATATTAAATAATTCTACAGATATAGATATAAATGTATTAGATACTGAAGGATATACTCCTTTACATAGAGCAATTTATAATAAAGATTTGAATACAGTTAATGTCCTTTTGGAAAATGAAAATATAGATGTTAATTCTAAATTAGATATGAAAGTAAGTATAGACGGCTGGTATTTAGGCGGTGCAACACCATTAATATTAGCTTCTTATATTGGAGATACTAATATCGTTTCAGTTTTACTTGAGAATAATGCAGATATTAAAGCTAAAGATGATGTTGACGGCAGTATGGCTATACATATGGCTTCTGCTAACGGAAATAATGATGTTGTAATTATGCTTCTTGATAAAGATCCTACTACTATAAATGATGTAGATAATAGAGGAAATACTCCATTACATTGGGCTGCTATGAAAGATAAGCCTGAAACTGTTAAATTATTAATGGAAAATGGAGCAGATATAGAATCTAAAGATGCAGACGGATGGACACCTTTACATTATGCTGCTGCTTTCTCTTCTCTTCAAACAGTACAGACTCTCGTTGATTTAGGTGCTGATAAAATGAGCAAAACTAAAGACGGAAATGAGCCTATATATTATGCTAGAGGTGATGATGTTAAAAATTATTTATCAGGTAATGATAATATAGCAAGAGAAGGTACTCCTGAAGATACTTTGGAAGGAAATGAAACTGTTGTAGCTGATAATAATACAGCAGATGAAAATAATGATGCAGAAAAAACAGCCTCAGAAGAAACAACTGCAGAAAAGACAGTTACTATTACAGATGTTGAGGTGATTGATGATAATACTCAGGATATGTCTGATGAAGAAATTGTTAATACTGATTTAGATGTAAAACAGCTTGAGCTTTTAGTGGCAGTAAAAAATAATGATATAATAGCCTTAAATACTTTAATAAAAGAAGGCGTTAATCCTAATTTTGTAGATGAAAATGGATATACTCCTTTACATTTAGCAGTTATAAATAATAATTTAGATACAGTAGAGGCTTTGCTTAAATATAAAGATATAAATAAAGAAGCAAAACTTCCTTATAAAGCTACTTTAAATAATTGGTACTTAGGCGGTGCTACTCCTTTAATAGTTGCTGCTTATGTAGGTAATGCTGATATAGTTTATACTTTAATAGAGGCAGGCTGTGATATAAGATCTAGAGATGACATAGATGGTGCTATGCCTATACATGTAGCTGCAGCTAATGGAAATGATGATGCTGTTATATTACTTTTAGAAAAAGATAAAACATTAGTAAATGAAGCTGATAAAAATGGAAATGATACTCCATTACATTGGGCTGCTATGAAAGATAAGCCTTCTACAATTAATGTGCTTTTGAAGTATGGTGCTGATACAAAAATACAAAACTCTGACGGAAATACAGCTTTACATTATGCAGCAATGTATGCTTCTTCTGATGTTATAAAAAATATAGTTAATGCTGATAAATCAAGTGTTAATACAGCAAATAATGAAAATATGTATCCTATACATTATGCTGCTTTAGAAAATAATGTTGATGCTTTAGTGGCATTAGTTCAGGACGGAAAAGCTGATGTTAATATAAAAGATTCTAATAATGATACAGCTTTACATTATGCTGCTGCTTATGGTAATATGGACAGTGTTATGTCATTAGTAGAAAAATGCTCTGCTGATAAAACATTAAAAGACGATGATGGATATACAGCTGCTGATTTAGCTCTTGATAATGGTTATGATAATATAGCTAATTATTTAAGAGGTGCTGCTTATATACCTGATAATAATCAAGATAATAGAAGCGGACAGGAATTAATACTTCCTGAATACAATAAAAAACCAAATTTGGATAAAAAATGGTGGTAA
- a CDS encoding iron-containing alcohol dehydrogenase, translated as MQSFIYNNPTKVIFGKNAEENTAKEIKNFGGKRVFIVYGTKSVKESGLLEKIENIIKNENIEYELFGGVRANPTLSYAREGVKKAIDFKSDFILGIGGGSAIDTAKAIAHGVANPDTDIWDFWTREKTLEKSLPIGCILTISAAGSETSNSAVLTNEETLDKRGLPTEFNRPKFAIMNPCLTFTLPYYQVACGIVDMLMHTFDRYFGDSENSINGDNNQTTDAIAEAVLRTIFKNGLIAMKDKNNYDAMSELMWCGSLSHNTLTGLGLTFDFIVHKFGHELSAKFDCAHGASLSVMWGPWAKYCLKDKKERFIQYSKNVWNIDDDTGLKGIEKTIEYFKQINMPTNFTELGVGIQSEEVLQDLTRRCIKDGKLEFKHFRALNKEDVYNIFKMANV; from the coding sequence ATGCAAAGTTTTATATATAATAATCCAACAAAAGTAATATTTGGAAAAAATGCTGAAGAAAATACAGCAAAAGAAATAAAAAACTTCGGAGGTAAAAGAGTATTTATAGTTTATGGTACAAAAAGCGTAAAAGAAAGCGGATTATTAGAAAAGATAGAAAATATAATAAAAAATGAAAATATAGAATATGAACTATTCGGAGGAGTAAGAGCTAACCCTACCCTATCTTATGCTAGAGAAGGAGTAAAAAAAGCTATAGATTTTAAATCAGATTTCATACTTGGAATAGGCGGAGGAAGTGCAATTGACACTGCAAAAGCTATAGCACATGGGGTAGCTAATCCGGATACTGATATATGGGATTTTTGGACAAGAGAAAAAACCTTAGAAAAAAGTCTTCCTATAGGATGCATACTCACAATATCGGCAGCAGGAAGTGAAACAAGCAATTCTGCCGTACTTACTAATGAAGAAACTCTTGATAAAAGAGGACTTCCTACCGAATTTAACCGACCTAAATTCGCTATAATGAATCCATGCCTAACATTTACATTGCCTTATTATCAAGTAGCATGCGGAATAGTTGACATGCTTATGCATACATTTGACAGATATTTCGGCGACAGTGAAAATTCTATAAACGGCGATAATAATCAAACTACAGATGCAATTGCTGAAGCTGTTTTAAGAACCATTTTTAAAAACGGATTAATAGCTATGAAAGATAAAAATAATTATGATGCTATGAGCGAACTAATGTGGTGCGGAAGTTTATCTCATAATACTTTAACAGGACTAGGACTTACTTTTGATTTTATAGTTCATAAATTCGGACATGAATTAAGTGCGAAATTCGATTGTGCACATGGAGCAAGTCTTTCTGTAATGTGGGGGCCTTGGGCTAAATATTGTTTAAAAGATAAAAAAGAAAGATTCATTCAATACTCAAAAAATGTTTGGAATATAGATGATGATACAGGACTTAAAGGAATAGAAAAAACTATAGAATATTTCAAACAAATAAATATGCCTACCAACTTTACAGAATTAGGAGTTGGAATACAAAGCGAAGAAGTTTTACAGGATTTAACAAGAAGATGCATAAAAGACGGAAAATTAGAGTTTAAACATTTCAGAGCTTTAAATAAGGAAGATGTTTATAATATTTTTAAAATGGCTAATGTTTAA
- the lpxA gene encoding acyl-ACP--UDP-N-acetylglucosamine O-acyltransferase → MPSNIHPTAIISDSAKIADNAEIGPYAIIEGEVSIGENTTIGAHSVIKEYTTIGKNNIIHDHAVLGNLPQDIHFDRKTVSFLEIGDGNEIREFANLHRASKENAKTIIKNNCYIMATGHVAHDCEIHDNVIICNGALVAGHVRVEKGAFISGNCVVHQFCAIGQYAMISGMSAVGRDILPFALTAHAGEAIVYKLNLVGMRRAGFTSEQISQAEEAYDMWYNWNKTKQEFLDRYLNDNSLNPIARDVVEFISKARRGITPRKTV, encoded by the coding sequence ATGCCAAGTAATATACATCCAACTGCTATAATTTCTGATTCTGCTAAAATTGCAGATAATGCAGAAATTGGTCCTTATGCTATTATAGAAGGTGAAGTTAGTATAGGTGAAAACACTACTATAGGAGCACATTCTGTAATTAAGGAATATACAACAATAGGTAAAAATAATATAATACATGATCATGCTGTTTTAGGAAATCTTCCTCAAGATATACATTTCGATAGAAAAACAGTAAGTTTTTTAGAAATAGGCGATGGAAATGAGATTAGAGAATTTGCTAATCTTCATAGAGCATCTAAAGAAAATGCTAAAACTATTATAAAAAATAACTGTTATATAATGGCTACAGGACATGTGGCTCATGACTGCGAAATACATGATAATGTTATAATATGTAATGGTGCTTTAGTAGCAGGACATGTAAGAGTAGAAAAAGGTGCTTTTATATCAGGAAACTGTGTAGTGCATCAATTTTGTGCTATAGGTCAATATGCTATGATAAGCGGTATGTCAGCTGTAGGAAGAGATATACTTCCATTTGCTCTAACAGCTCATGCAGGAGAAGCTATAGTTTATAAACTAAATTTAGTCGGTATGAGAAGAGCAGGATTTACATCTGAACAAATATCTCAGGCTGAAGAAGCTTATGATATGTGGTATAATTGGAATAAAACAAAACAAGAATTTTTAGATAGATATTTAAATGATAATTCATTAAATCCTATAGCTAGAGATGTTGTAGAGTTTATATCCAAAGCTAGAAGAGGAATAACTCCTAGAAAAACGGTATAA
- a CDS encoding AAA domain-containing protein, which translates to MKFFEYLNEWEKYLSKLLEKYEDKKEDGDYTKYLRQLKSIENVRSGIFMSVNLFNTIKNNYDNTLNNIQNNKKVRNIYPIQEIYKNNNQVFNIIEKAVNSRELFCLMGPPGTGKTTAIVEIILQTIKKNPIAKIAICSETHVAVDNAIERLNFEIENRNIHCSIMRYEEFKNEYDNENLNIRYKDYIDSWKKKLESAYDESFRNKLFNEFEEHIINNKKYHKYICENSNIIGITCNQMARFKLDELDDPYDLIIIDEVSKNTLPEILIPALFAKKLILVGDPNQLPPVFCKDEIETMSEIDTNLQNELIDNSLVDKLFRNVDKDTMFGMLDTQYRMEAKIGDIVSKCFYNGELKNGTEYSDDKSIYWLDYDTNKRFPYNYGGELYNPIEVELINDSIENLNIDSDTSIAIITPYKKQKRELKNVINNNEKLKSLNIEIDTIDAFQGKEADIVYFSVVRNTGSTRFFSNIKRLNVAISRTKKRLYMVGMSKYCNKVDILKNIYSSSKVLI; encoded by the coding sequence ATGAAATTTTTTGAATATTTGAATGAATGGGAAAAATATTTATCTAAATTGTTAGAAAAATATGAGGATAAAAAAGAAGATGGAGATTATACTAAATATTTAAGACAGTTAAAATCAATAGAAAATGTTCGTTCTGGTATTTTTATGTCGGTGAATTTGTTTAATACAATAAAAAATAACTATGATAATACTTTAAATAATATACAGAATAATAAAAAAGTTAGGAATATTTATCCTATTCAGGAAATATATAAAAATAATAATCAAGTATTTAATATCATAGAAAAAGCTGTTAATAGCAGAGAATTATTCTGTTTAATGGGCCCTCCTGGTACAGGTAAAACAACAGCTATTGTGGAAATTATTTTGCAGACTATTAAGAAAAATCCAATAGCAAAAATAGCGATATGTTCTGAAACTCATGTCGCTGTAGATAATGCTATAGAAAGACTTAACTTTGAAATAGAGAATAGAAATATTCATTGTTCTATTATGAGATATGAAGAGTTTAAAAATGAATATGATAATGAAAATTTAAATATACGCTATAAAGATTATATAGATTCTTGGAAAAAAAAATTAGAAAGTGCATATGACGAAAGTTTTAGAAATAAATTATTTAATGAATTTGAAGAGCATATTATAAATAATAAGAAATATCATAAATATATATGTGAAAATTCTAATATTATAGGTATAACTTGTAATCAGATGGCTAGATTTAAATTAGATGAATTAGACGATCCTTATGATTTAATAATTATAGATGAGGTATCAAAAAATACATTGCCTGAGATTTTAATACCTGCTTTATTTGCTAAAAAATTAATATTGGTAGGCGATCCTAATCAGCTTCCTCCTGTATTTTGTAAAGATGAAATAGAGACTATGAGTGAAATAGATACAAATTTACAAAATGAGCTTATTGATAATTCATTAGTTGATAAATTATTTAGAAATGTTGACAAAGATACAATGTTTGGAATGCTTGATACTCAGTATAGAATGGAAGCTAAAATAGGCGATATTGTAAGTAAATGTTTCTATAATGGAGAATTAAAAAACGGCACAGAATATAGCGATGATAAAAGTATATATTGGCTTGATTATGATACAAATAAAAGATTTCCTTATAATTACGGCGGAGAACTATATAATCCTATAGAAGTTGAGTTAATAAATGATAGTATTGAAAATTTGAATATTGATTCAGATACATCTATTGCTATTATAACACCATATAAGAAACAAAAAAGGGAATTAAAAAATGTTATTAATAATAATGAAAAATTAAAATCTTTAAATATAGAAATAGATACAATAGATGCTTTTCAGGGTAAGGAAGCCGATATAGTTTATTTTAGTGTTGTTAGAAATACAGGTTCTACAAGATTTTTTTCTAATATAAAAAGGCTTAATGTGGCAATATCAAGAACAAAAAAAAGATTATATATGGTTGGAATGTCTAAGTATTGTAATAAAGTAGATATATTAAAAAATATTTATTCATCTTCAAAAGTGTTAATATAG
- the lpxB gene encoding lipid-A-disaccharide synthase, translating into MRIFIATGEVSGDIQGALLAKKIKELNPDIILDGFGGVEMQKANVNILSDMSTLSTIGIFEGANPKVAFKNLGAFNRLKEYLKNNKVDIMLLVDNQGVNLLLAKYCKANNIPYMYYFPPHVGIWGAWNAKRLLSAKKIITPFLFDYEVYKKYGCNVMYSGHPFADLDYNKNIPELNMPKKEYTVGVLFGSRNQEIKKLAPVFIKSMKILNDMLSSNIRFVIPIAYPEYKEPIEKILNDHKNLLENVSYSLLCGDDKDYVYSYSDALIMSSGTASLLAACYGKPMVICYKISFITFFLGKIFTNIKYVGMPNVLLNEEAAPELLQNDCNPNAITSHIIKYLTDKEYYKKVSNNLLRVRETLGEKNVLDRIAKEIINS; encoded by the coding sequence ATGAGAATATTTATAGCTACAGGCGAAGTATCTGGCGACATTCAAGGTGCCTTATTAGCAAAAAAAATAAAAGAGCTGAATCCTGATATCATATTAGATGGTTTCGGCGGCGTTGAAATGCAAAAGGCTAATGTAAATATATTATCTGATATGTCAACTTTATCAACTATAGGAATATTTGAAGGTGCTAATCCTAAAGTTGCTTTTAAAAACCTTGGTGCTTTTAATAGATTAAAAGAGTATTTAAAAAATAATAAAGTTGATATTATGCTTCTTGTAGATAATCAAGGTGTAAATCTTCTATTAGCTAAATACTGTAAGGCTAATAATATACCATATATGTATTATTTTCCTCCGCATGTGGGTATATGGGGAGCTTGGAATGCTAAAAGACTGCTTTCAGCAAAAAAAATAATTACTCCTTTTCTATTTGATTATGAAGTATATAAAAAGTACGGATGCAATGTAATGTATAGCGGACATCCATTCGCTGATTTAGATTACAATAAAAATATACCTGAATTGAATATGCCTAAAAAAGAATATACTGTAGGAGTTTTATTTGGAAGCAGAAATCAGGAAATAAAAAAATTAGCTCCTGTTTTTATAAAATCTATGAAAATACTTAATGATATGCTTTCTTCAAATATAAGATTTGTAATACCTATAGCATATCCTGAATATAAAGAACCTATAGAAAAAATTCTAAATGATCATAAAAATTTATTAGAAAATGTTTCATATTCTCTATTATGCGGTGATGATAAAGATTATGTATATTCTTATTCTGATGCCTTAATAATGTCTAGCGGTACTGCTAGTCTTTTAGCTGCATGTTATGGTAAGCCTATGGTTATATGCTATAAAATATCATTCATAACTTTTTTCCTTGGTAAAATATTCACAAATATAAAATATGTCGGTATGCCTAATGTACTTCTTAATGAGGAAGCAGCACCTGAACTTTTACAAAATGACTGCAATCCAAATGCTATTACAAGTCATATTATAAAATATTTGACTGATAAAGAATATTATAAGAAAGTTAGTAATAATTTGCTTAGAGTAAGAGAAACTCTAGGTGAAAAAAATGTGCTAGATCGTATAGCAAAAGAGATTATAAACTCATGA
- the hslU gene encoding ATP-dependent protease ATPase subunit HslU, whose amino-acid sequence MSFDAKLESELTPRKIVEALDQYIIGQTEAKRSVAIALRNRYRRRHLPDELRDEVAPKNIILIGPTGVGKTEIARRLAKLVNAPFIKVEATKYTEVGYVGRDVESMVRDLVNVAIFDLKTAMMKEVEKEATEIALDKLAKLLLPSVKKENDENISEEEAEKKKNAKEQIKKRIQNGDFDESYVEIKISSGNNRMFGIIPGMGFEESDMIQSMVGSIMPTNKKHKRLRVKEAKKYLINEASESLIDMDKITSDALSLTENMGIIFLDEIDKIASGNKTDSADVARHGVQRDLLPIVEGTTVNTRYGPVKTDHILFIAAGAFHINKPSDLIPELQGRFPIRVELKALSKDDFKDILVNPKNAITKQYQELLKTEGVTIEFEEEALSAIADIAYNINTNVENIGARRLYTIMEKVFEEISFSADEHKGEFIKINADNIKESMKDIEDNRDISRYIL is encoded by the coding sequence ATGTCATTTGATGCGAAATTAGAAAGTGAACTTACGCCTAGAAAAATAGTAGAGGCATTGGATCAGTATATAATAGGACAAACAGAGGCTAAACGTTCTGTTGCTATAGCTTTGAGAAATAGATATAGAAGAAGACATTTACCAGACGAATTGAGAGATGAAGTTGCTCCTAAAAATATAATTCTTATAGGGCCTACAGGGGTTGGTAAAACTGAGATAGCTAGAAGACTTGCTAAATTGGTAAATGCTCCTTTTATCAAGGTTGAGGCTACTAAATATACAGAAGTAGGTTATGTAGGACGTGATGTTGAGAGTATGGTAAGAGATTTAGTTAATGTTGCCATATTTGATCTTAAAACTGCTATGATGAAAGAAGTAGAAAAAGAAGCTACAGAAATAGCTTTGGATAAATTAGCTAAATTACTTCTTCCTTCTGTAAAAAAAGAAAATGATGAAAATATATCTGAAGAAGAGGCAGAAAAGAAGAAAAATGCCAAAGAACAGATAAAAAAACGTATACAAAATGGTGATTTTGATGAAAGTTATGTAGAAATCAAAATATCATCAGGAAATAATAGAATGTTCGGTATAATTCCTGGTATGGGTTTTGAAGAAAGCGATATGATTCAATCCATGGTAGGAAGTATTATGCCTACAAATAAGAAGCATAAACGTTTGAGAGTAAAAGAGGCTAAAAAATATTTAATTAATGAGGCTTCTGAATCTCTTATAGATATGGATAAAATTACTTCTGATGCTTTAAGTCTTACAGAAAATATGGGTATAATATTTTTAGATGAGATAGATAAAATTGCAAGCGGAAATAAAACAGATAGTGCTGATGTTGCCCGTCATGGCGTACAAAGAGATTTACTTCCTATAGTTGAAGGTACTACTGTTAATACAAGATATGGTCCTGTAAAAACAGATCATATATTGTTTATTGCTGCAGGAGCTTTCCATATAAATAAACCTTCTGATTTGATTCCAGAGCTTCAGGGAAGATTTCCTATAAGAGTTGAGTTAAAGGCTTTATCAAAAGATGATTTCAAAGATATACTTGTTAATCCTAAGAATGCTATAACAAAACAGTATCAGGAATTATTAAAAACTGAGGGTGTAACAATAGAATTTGAAGAAGAAGCTTTATCAGCTATAGCAGATATAGCATACAATATAAATACCAATGTAGAAAATATAGGTGCTAGAAGACTTTATACTATTATGGAAAAAGTTTTTGAGGAAATTTCTTTTAGTGCTGATGAACATAAGGGTGAATTTATAAAAATTAATGCCGATAATATAAAAGAGTCTATGAAAGATATCGAAGATAACCGAGATATAAGTAGATATATATTATAG
- a CDS encoding bacteriohemerythrin, producing the protein MDNNNEQQESTVFIKWVPLYETRHKLIDSQHKELVNIVNELYLATVDNNANTNEAFIKAIKKCIDYTQYHFKTEEKIMDLINYSDAENHKAMHKSFYLEIVDQIRKYEEGQPFVANKFIKFLKDWLLEHIGFQDKKFVNEIKEALKKKEGN; encoded by the coding sequence ATGGATAATAACAATGAACAACAAGAAAGTACTGTATTTATTAAATGGGTGCCTCTATATGAAACAAGGCATAAACTTATAGACAGTCAGCATAAAGAGCTTGTTAATATTGTTAATGAGCTTTATTTAGCAACTGTTGATAATAATGCTAATACTAATGAGGCTTTTATTAAGGCTATAAAAAAATGTATAGATTATACTCAGTATCACTTCAAAACAGAAGAAAAAATAATGGATTTGATTAATTATTCAGATGCTGAAAATCATAAAGCTATGCATAAAAGTTTTTATTTGGAAATAGTTGATCAGATTAGAAAATATGAAGAAGGTCAGCCTTTCGTAGCCAATAAATTTATTAAGTTCTTAAAAGATTGGCTTTTAGAGCATATTGGTTTCCAAGATAAAAAATTCGTAAATGAAATTAAAGAAGCTTTAAAGAAAAAAGAAGGAAATTAA
- the fabZ gene encoding 3-hydroxyacyl-ACP dehydratase FabZ, protein MEKININKIMELLPHRYPFLLVDKVESIEEGKIHAVKNVTFNEPQFTGHFPQSPIMPGVLMIEALAQTSGIYCYTKILKPDEYGKKFMFFAKIDNVKFKNPVIPGDVMDMFVTVEAFSNNLLKTHGEVKVNDKLACSGDLGLFLVDKEAMKIEK, encoded by the coding sequence ATGGAAAAAATTAATATAAATAAAATAATGGAATTATTGCCTCATAGATACCCTTTTCTGCTTGTAGATAAAGTAGAAAGTATCGAAGAAGGAAAAATACATGCTGTAAAAAATGTAACTTTTAATGAACCTCAGTTTACAGGACATTTCCCGCAAAGTCCTATTATGCCTGGTGTTTTAATGATAGAAGCATTGGCTCAAACTTCTGGTATATACTGCTATACAAAAATTTTAAAGCCTGATGAATATGGTAAAAAATTTATGTTCTTTGCTAAAATAGATAATGTTAAATTCAAAAATCCTGTAATACCAGGAGATGTTATGGATATGTTTGTTACTGTTGAAGCTTTCAGCAATAACTTACTTAAAACTCATGGAGAAGTAAAAGTTAATGATAAATTAGCTTGCTCAGGTGATTTAGGTTTATTTTTAGTAGATAAAGAAGCAATGAAAATTGAAAAATAA